Proteins from one Cellulosilyticum lentocellum DSM 5427 genomic window:
- a CDS encoding DUF3360 family protein — protein sequence MRKIRGYFKGSDFIPALSGLIGKISLISSFAVVWAQELGITNPHFVFDNVRLEIVVGGIIALISTLIFPEIAVAGTLAPLVVLIPSMVKFGVHPLVLSVLVGIIGLIFVKAGLLSRLILMSKHVSKTSLTLVFGISGVILCIQKLIAFFNKTYWILAVLLIVLTVCYIYLLKKEKAWLMIPISAIVSLVLPLLVGIKINLLEPMNNLVLNPGYWWEGVWEIGFGLNLPTILKTLPFAIFVMLLWAMDTVAITTLLDEQSKEEQKREEINLNQSFMMVAIRNIIGGIFGGAQTSSLWRSFLIPLFMIKRPMRGATILLSVLCILVGLMGIPIKLFAFPPLVWTVLLFGIFMPLSLTGFNKWRKGKQVGQKIAIIILAAIGIGYSPIITWLGAVVLEKLSKNNDI from the coding sequence ATGAGGAAAATACGAGGCTACTTTAAGGGTAGTGACTTTATACCTGCTTTATCAGGATTAATAGGTAAAATCTCGCTCATTTCTTCCTTTGCAGTAGTTTGGGCTCAGGAGCTAGGAATAACAAATCCCCATTTTGTATTTGATAATGTGCGGCTAGAAATAGTTGTGGGAGGAATAATCGCTTTAATAAGCACTTTGATTTTTCCAGAAATAGCAGTTGCAGGAACACTTGCACCATTGGTTGTACTCATTCCTTCTATGGTAAAGTTTGGCGTGCATCCACTGGTTTTAAGTGTATTGGTGGGGATCATTGGGCTCATTTTTGTTAAGGCAGGCTTGTTGTCAAGACTTATTCTTATGTCAAAGCACGTTAGTAAAACAAGTTTGACTTTAGTTTTTGGTATATCAGGAGTGATATTATGTATCCAAAAGCTCATTGCATTCTTTAATAAGACTTATTGGATTCTAGCAGTACTGCTAATTGTATTAACTGTCTGTTACATTTATTTGCTGAAAAAAGAAAAGGCCTGGCTGATGATTCCTATTTCTGCAATCGTCTCACTTGTGTTACCTCTTTTAGTTGGAATAAAAATTAATCTATTAGAGCCAATGAATAACTTAGTTTTAAATCCTGGATATTGGTGGGAAGGAGTTTGGGAAATTGGTTTTGGTCTAAACTTGCCAACCATTTTAAAAACCTTACCCTTTGCCATATTTGTCATGTTACTCTGGGCAATGGATACAGTTGCTATCACCACTTTGTTAGATGAACAAAGTAAGGAGGAGCAAAAGAGGGAAGAGATAAACTTAAATCAATCATTTATGATGGTAGCCATAAGAAATATCATAGGAGGAATCTTTGGTGGAGCGCAAACAAGTTCTTTGTGGCGTAGCTTTTTAATACCACTTTTTATGATTAAAAGGCCTATGAGAGGGGCAACTATCTTATTAAGTGTGCTATGCATTCTAGTGGGTTTAATGGGTATACCCATTAAATTATTTGCTTTTCCACCACTTGTATGGACGGTGCTACTTTTTGGTATATTTATGCCACTCTCACTCACAGGATTTAATAAGTGGAGAAAAGGTAAACAAGTAGGACAAAAAATAGCAATTATTATACTTGCCGCCATTGGGATTGGCTATAGTCCAATCATTACTTGGCTAGGAGCAGTAGTACTTGAAAAGTTAAGTAAAAATAATGACATATAG
- a CDS encoding DUF4914 family protein, giving the protein MKALINKLNLPDYVVEILEESPHIVFPRSKEELVNLSFGDTSGDVYDVTYETPGHGMVTEATITRCKNGVVVNYPDDYMRRRDPDCLLVADDNDTDKPKYDDVYRENFEGLRNETFDWLKGRNLIVLPFKAGGDQYGYDALLIAPANAGFFACGLADLQGFLNIEELDPAFSPKAIIFLAPPFRHTHFGGKQMVIHNRLEKVHELFSYNLYPGPSAKKGIYGVLLNIGESEGWVTVHASTVKVVTPYDNEIVIMHEGASGGGKSEMLEGIHKQLDGRIVLAENTQTGEKTYIKMDENCAIYPITDDMAICHPDMQNDSKKLVVKDAEAGWFLRLDHITGYGTSPQHEKIFTQPEEPIVFFNIDAVPGSTCLVWEHIKDSDGKPCPNPRAILPRRLVPDVIDEPVEIDVRSFGVRTPACTRDNPTYGILGMFHILPPALAWVWRLVAPRGHNNPSITASTGLVSEGVGSYWPFATGKMVEQANLLLQQVTANSNTRYILIPNQHIGVYKVGFMPQWIAREYIARRGSAKFKQEHLVETRCSLLGYSLDSIKVDGQYVRKAFLYPERQGEIGVEAYDKGAAMLNEFFKKELEKFNTPELDPLGAKIIELVLSDAKVQDYVDLIPMKY; this is encoded by the coding sequence ATGAAAGCATTAATAAACAAACTAAATTTACCAGATTATGTAGTAGAGATTTTAGAGGAGAGTCCTCATATTGTATTCCCAAGATCAAAGGAGGAGTTAGTTAACCTATCTTTTGGAGATACATCAGGAGATGTATATGATGTAACCTATGAAACACCAGGGCATGGCATGGTTACTGAGGCAACTATAACACGTTGTAAAAACGGTGTAGTTGTTAATTATCCAGATGATTATATGAGAAGACGTGATCCAGATTGTTTATTAGTTGCTGATGATAATGATACAGATAAACCTAAATATGATGATGTATATAGAGAGAATTTTGAGGGGCTAAGAAATGAAACCTTTGATTGGCTCAAAGGGCGAAATCTTATTGTATTACCTTTCAAAGCAGGTGGAGATCAATATGGCTATGATGCCCTTTTAATAGCACCAGCTAATGCAGGTTTCTTTGCTTGTGGGCTTGCAGATTTACAAGGCTTCTTAAATATTGAGGAGCTTGATCCTGCATTCTCACCTAAAGCTATTATTTTCCTCGCACCTCCTTTTAGACATACACATTTTGGCGGAAAACAAATGGTTATTCACAATAGACTTGAAAAAGTTCATGAGCTATTTTCTTATAATTTATATCCAGGTCCAAGTGCAAAGAAAGGAATCTATGGTGTGCTTTTAAACATTGGAGAAAGTGAAGGATGGGTAACTGTTCATGCTTCTACAGTTAAGGTAGTTACGCCTTATGATAATGAGATTGTCATCATGCATGAGGGAGCTTCTGGTGGCGGTAAAAGTGAGATGCTAGAAGGTATTCATAAACAACTAGATGGACGTATTGTATTGGCAGAAAATACGCAAACAGGAGAAAAAACTTATATTAAAATGGATGAAAACTGTGCGATTTATCCTATAACAGATGATATGGCGATTTGCCATCCTGATATGCAAAATGATAGTAAAAAACTTGTAGTAAAGGATGCAGAAGCAGGTTGGTTTTTAAGACTAGATCATATTACAGGCTATGGTACATCACCACAACATGAAAAAATCTTCACTCAACCAGAAGAACCTATCGTATTTTTTAATATTGATGCAGTTCCAGGTTCTACTTGCCTTGTTTGGGAACATATTAAAGATTCTGATGGTAAGCCTTGTCCTAATCCAAGAGCCATTTTACCACGCAGATTAGTACCTGATGTTATTGATGAACCAGTAGAAATCGATGTAAGAAGCTTTGGTGTAAGAACACCAGCTTGTACCAGAGATAATCCTACTTACGGTATACTAGGTATGTTTCATATTTTGCCACCAGCACTTGCTTGGGTATGGAGATTAGTAGCACCAAGAGGACATAATAATCCAAGTATTACTGCATCAACAGGACTAGTAAGTGAAGGGGTAGGTTCTTACTGGCCTTTTGCAACAGGAAAAATGGTAGAGCAAGCTAATTTATTATTACAACAAGTGACAGCTAATAGTAACACACGTTATATCTTAATACCAAATCAACATATTGGTGTTTATAAGGTAGGGTTCATGCCTCAATGGATTGCTAGAGAATATATTGCAAGACGTGGAAGTGCTAAATTTAAGCAAGAACATTTAGTAGAAACACGTTGTTCATTACTAGGATATTCCTTAGACTCGATTAAAGTAGATGGACAATATGTAAGAAAAGCCTTCTTGTATCCTGAAAGACAAGGAGAGATAGGCGTAGAAGCTTATGATAAAGGAGCAGCTATGCTTAATGAATTCTTTAAGAAAGAACTAGAGAAGTTTAACACACCAGAACTTGATCCTTTAGGGGCTAAAATCATAGAACTAGTATTAAGTGATGCAAAGGTACAAGATTACGTAGATCTTATACCTATGAAATATTAG
- the purE gene encoding 5-(carboxyamino)imidazole ribonucleotide mutase, with translation MSKKVAIIMGSDSDLPIVKGAITTLKGFGITIEVHVMSAHRTPEQVSAFACTARSNDFGVIIAAAGKAAHLAGVIAAHTTLPVIGIPCTSTSLEGLDALLSTVQMPKGIPVATVAIDGADNAGILAAQILSISDEKVAEKLEKMKKNMVKEILEKDERLQTEIWWKM, from the coding sequence ATGAGTAAGAAAGTTGCCATTATCATGGGTAGTGACAGTGATTTGCCCATAGTAAAAGGTGCAATTACCACCTTAAAAGGATTTGGTATTACCATAGAAGTTCATGTGATGAGTGCTCACCGCACACCAGAGCAAGTAAGTGCATTTGCATGTACGGCTAGAAGTAATGACTTCGGTGTTATTATTGCTGCAGCAGGAAAAGCGGCACATTTAGCAGGCGTGATAGCAGCTCATACGACTTTACCTGTAATAGGAATACCGTGTACATCTACTAGCTTAGAAGGCCTTGACGCTTTATTATCTACAGTTCAAATGCCAAAAGGAATACCTGTTGCAACAGTTGCTATTGATGGAGCTGATAATGCAGGAATTCTAGCAGCACAGATATTAAGTATTTCAGATGAAAAGGTAGCTGAAAAACTAGAAAAAATGAAGAAGAACATGGTCAAAGAAATATTAGAAAAAGATGAACGCCTACAAACTGAGATATGGTGGAAAATGTAA
- a CDS encoding DUF2294 domain-containing protein, with protein sequence MTKGQLEAKISEAVSRFEVEYMGRGPKAIRTHIVNDMIIVRLMGFLSPSEQKLTDNPQGIELFKKMRTSLFEGGREYLETLINDIIDVAVISTHSDISTKTGEKVIIITTDTNLEELVSRK encoded by the coding sequence GTGACGAAAGGACAGTTAGAAGCTAAGATTAGCGAGGCAGTTAGCAGGTTTGAAGTTGAATATATGGGAAGAGGCCCTAAAGCCATTCGAACACATATAGTTAACGACATGATCATTGTGAGACTCATGGGTTTTCTTAGTCCTTCAGAGCAAAAACTCACTGATAATCCTCAGGGTATCGAATTATTTAAAAAGATGCGCACATCACTTTTTGAAGGTGGGAGAGAATACTTGGAAACATTAATTAATGACATTATTGATGTAGCCGTGATTAGCACCCATTCCGATATTAGTACTAAAACTGGGGAGAAAGTCATTATTATTACCACTGATACTAATTTAGAGGAATTAGTCTCTAGAAAATAA
- a CDS encoding HTH domain-containing protein, translating into MEKTITIQQAAAQLLAEYKKPLKSKDLAKLAQERRLVAPSTAKDPIQSLSQTLERNIRLDKGNKPRLVFVEIEEGRAIGLPEWYEEKKIEKKIACEKIEIPLPTDLLNKIKIYQTSFNFSSIEEAIIQLTKKGLGAASQELIDRLKIELDELN; encoded by the coding sequence ATGGAGAAGACAATTACAATACAACAAGCAGCAGCCCAGCTTTTAGCTGAGTACAAAAAACCTCTTAAATCTAAAGATTTAGCAAAATTGGCACAAGAAAGAAGGCTAGTTGCTCCAAGTACAGCTAAAGACCCTATTCAATCCTTATCACAGACACTAGAGCGAAATATTAGATTAGATAAAGGAAATAAGCCAAGATTAGTATTTGTAGAAATAGAAGAAGGCCGTGCCATAGGCTTACCAGAGTGGTATGAAGAAAAGAAAATAGAGAAAAAGATAGCATGTGAAAAAATTGAGATTCCTTTACCTACTGATCTCTTAAATAAGATAAAGATATACCAGACGAGTTTTAATTTCTCCAGTATTGAGGAGGCAATTATTCAATTAACTAAAAAAGGATTAGGTGCAGCGTCGCAAGAATTGATTGATAGACTCAAGATAGAACTTGATGAATTAAATTAA
- a CDS encoding ABC transporter permease, with protein sequence MSAFLYGVALQWKLDIRSKSLLITCYVVPLLFFAVMGGMFTSINPQAKYTLIQSMTVLGVSTGALIGLPPSLVEIYGSDIKKVYKANGVPLYLGMVSMFLSAFIHLLIMCAIICIIAPIAFDATLPASLPLYFSSLAVFIAVSLSIGSVLGLWVKNQAKLTMISQVIFLPSIMLSGIMFSTSLLPRFFEIVGKILPATWGYQLIVDEGFYFGNLWPLLAILLGAVILCVFLLRRLKSE encoded by the coding sequence ATGAGTGCATTTTTATACGGAGTGGCATTGCAATGGAAACTGGATATACGAAGCAAATCACTACTTATTACTTGTTATGTGGTTCCTCTTTTATTCTTTGCTGTTATGGGGGGGATGTTCACATCCATAAACCCCCAGGCTAAGTATACGCTTATACAATCCATGACTGTGCTAGGTGTATCAACTGGCGCACTGATAGGTTTGCCACCTTCCCTTGTAGAGATATACGGAAGCGATATAAAGAAAGTGTACAAAGCCAATGGTGTGCCGTTGTATCTTGGCATGGTTTCTATGTTTTTGTCAGCGTTTATTCATCTACTGATTATGTGCGCGATAATATGCATCATCGCCCCCATTGCTTTTGATGCGACGCTACCAGCAAGTTTGCCGTTGTATTTTAGCTCACTTGCAGTTTTTATTGCAGTATCATTAAGTATTGGGAGTGTCTTGGGGCTATGGGTAAAAAACCAAGCAAAACTTACCATGATTTCACAAGTGATATTTCTACCATCCATTATGCTGTCGGGGATTATGTTTTCTACTAGTTTACTTCCTAGATTTTTTGAGATTGTAGGAAAAATATTACCTGCAACTTGGGGGTATCAATTGATTGTGGACGAAGGTTTTTATTTTGGCAACCTGTGGCCTTTATTAGCTATTCTCTTAGGCGCGGTTATACTATGTGTTTTTTTGCTAAGAAGGCTGAAATCAGAATAA
- a CDS encoding ABC transporter ATP-binding protein, whose amino-acid sequence MSYAIQIDKLKKSYGDHTVLKSLSFNVIKGEIFALLGVNGAGKTTALECIESLRKYDSGSIVVNGRRGIQLQSASLPDHIKPMEAVRLFAKWNKTKIDYSMLAALGINELAKKLYTDMSTGQKRRLHLALALISNPDIVFLDEPTAGLDVEGRISLHDQIRRLKAQGKTIILASHDMAEVESLCDRIAILNDGSIAFLGTVAELTSKIGKRYTLHIKTQQGDEEFESDNIGDTMLTLLEDFKQRGIDVLDIKIDRGTLEQHFIDIARGNGE is encoded by the coding sequence ATGAGCTACGCCATACAGATTGACAAACTAAAGAAAAGCTATGGGGATCATACAGTACTAAAAAGCTTGAGTTTCAACGTTATAAAGGGTGAAATCTTTGCATTGCTTGGCGTAAACGGTGCAGGCAAAACCACAGCACTTGAATGTATCGAGAGCTTACGAAAGTATGACAGCGGCAGTATCGTGGTGAATGGCAGGAGAGGTATTCAGTTGCAATCGGCGTCTCTCCCTGACCATATCAAACCCATGGAAGCTGTAAGGTTATTTGCAAAATGGAATAAAACAAAAATAGACTATTCTATGCTTGCTGCTCTGGGGATTAACGAGCTGGCGAAAAAGCTATACACAGATATGTCAACAGGGCAAAAACGGCGTTTGCACCTTGCCCTCGCCTTGATCAGTAATCCGGATATTGTGTTCCTGGATGAGCCGACTGCCGGACTTGATGTTGAAGGTAGAATATCACTTCATGACCAAATTCGAAGACTGAAGGCACAGGGAAAGACCATCATTTTAGCTAGCCACGATATGGCAGAGGTTGAAAGCCTGTGTGACCGCATTGCTATTCTGAATGATGGCAGTATTGCCTTTTTGGGTACTGTTGCAGAATTAACCTCAAAAATCGGCAAACGCTATACCCTTCACATCAAGACCCAGCAAGGTGATGAAGAATTTGAATCTGACAATATTGGGGATACCATGCTGACTTTGCTTGAAGATTTCAAGCAGCGGGGAATTGACGTGCTGGACATTAAAATAGACAGGGGAACGCTAGAACAGCATTTTATTGACATAGCAAGGGGGAATGGCGAATGA
- a CDS encoding MerR family transcriptional regulator: MEKHKATPEGYMTVGEVAKKMGVTVRTLQYYDKEGLFSPSSESEGGRRLYTDKDVIKLYQILSLKHLGFSLDDIKNRLISLDTPGDVASALTEQAVAIREKIETLSESLKEIETLQAEVLQMQSVDFKKYADIIVNLQMKNEFYWVIKHLDDKTLDHFRSHFDKDSSLAMMETFTRLIDEAIWLQKDGVPPESEKGQNLAKEFWKMLMEFTGGDISMLPVLMEAKNLNGPDNEWKQKQAIANTFIESALEAYFTTLGYEEGVK, translated from the coding sequence ATGGAAAAACACAAAGCGACACCGGAAGGATATATGACGGTTGGAGAGGTAGCAAAGAAAATGGGTGTCACCGTCCGAACCCTGCAATACTACGATAAAGAAGGTTTATTTTCGCCATCGTCAGAGAGTGAAGGAGGCCGTAGGCTTTATACGGATAAGGATGTGATTAAACTCTATCAAATTCTGTCACTAAAACATCTGGGGTTTTCATTGGATGATATAAAAAATCGCCTGATTTCTCTTGATACCCCAGGTGATGTTGCCAGCGCGCTTACAGAACAGGCCGTTGCCATACGAGAAAAGATAGAAACCTTGTCAGAATCCCTAAAAGAGATAGAAACGTTACAAGCAGAAGTGTTACAAATGCAATCGGTAGATTTTAAGAAATATGCTGATATTATCGTAAATCTACAAATGAAAAATGAATTCTACTGGGTTATCAAGCATTTAGACGATAAGACTCTTGACCATTTTCGGAGCCACTTCGATAAGGATAGTAGCTTAGCAATGATGGAGACTTTCACACGCTTGATCGATGAAGCGATATGGCTTCAAAAAGATGGCGTACCGCCCGAAAGCGAGAAGGGGCAAAACCTTGCCAAAGAGTTTTGGAAAATGCTTATGGAATTTACGGGAGGGGATATAAGTATGCTACCAGTACTTATGGAGGCAAAAAACCTTAATGGTCCGGACAATGAATGGAAACAAAAACAAGCAATTGCCAACACTTTTATAGAATCGGCTTTAGAAGCCTATTTTACAACATTAGGTTATGAGGAGGGAGTAAAATGA
- a CDS encoding putative polysaccharide biosynthesis protein, whose amino-acid sequence METKQNILKGAMILSIGVMLSKIIGLVYRIPLTNIIGDEGNGLYSSAYQVYIIILTLTATAIPAGLSKLIAEREAIGEHKEAEHIFKVTLRAGFICSLILAVIVVLGADVIADLFFNGENVGQPIRVLVPTILIMTVVASLRGYFQGLGNMVPTASSQVIEQIFHVVFTVILAYYLIEKSLLSAVTGATLGTSIGALAALLALIVIYLKIKKERKPVLEAQKNYHQESNKVILKQVLAIMLPIIISTCVFSIMTFIDLSMITNLLPESLSQLKASGLIETVPVADVAHLEIGKIATSLKGQYGFQYNTFINIPISIIVQIAAASIPAIAASAVINKRKDINEKIKMIFKLGMIIAAPTAVAFFLFGEPIIGLVLRKATGGELLSAGAVSLIFITIAQLSAAVLQAMGKPKEASVHAILACIVKVVINYILIRIPQCHIFGVIYSTTICYAIYGSLNLIYLYRHFAIKLEWKQVVIKPIICAVIMGAISYGLYVVMNLLMGREKLSMLLVIPVAIVVYFVVAIWTRTIDKADLEGLPGGKKLQRFIRI is encoded by the coding sequence ATGGAAACGAAACAGAATATATTAAAAGGGGCTATGATTTTAAGCATTGGTGTCATGCTTAGCAAAATTATTGGCCTAGTATATAGGATTCCATTAACTAATATTATTGGAGATGAAGGAAACGGACTGTATTCCTCAGCTTATCAGGTATATATCATTATTTTAACGTTAACAGCCACAGCTATACCAGCGGGACTTTCCAAACTTATTGCAGAGCGAGAGGCAATAGGAGAGCATAAGGAAGCAGAACATATTTTTAAGGTTACTTTAAGAGCAGGTTTTATTTGTTCTTTGATATTAGCAGTCATAGTTGTCTTAGGGGCAGATGTGATTGCAGATTTGTTTTTTAATGGAGAAAATGTTGGGCAACCTATTAGAGTACTTGTTCCAACCATTTTAATCATGACAGTGGTAGCCAGTTTAAGAGGCTATTTTCAAGGCCTGGGTAATATGGTCCCAACAGCTTCCTCACAAGTAATAGAGCAGATTTTTCATGTTGTTTTTACAGTAATACTAGCATACTATCTGATTGAAAAATCTCTTTTAAGTGCAGTAACAGGTGCAACTTTAGGAACTTCTATAGGTGCTTTAGCTGCGCTTTTAGCATTAATAGTAATCTATTTGAAGATAAAAAAGGAAAGAAAGCCTGTTTTAGAAGCTCAAAAAAACTATCATCAGGAAAGTAATAAGGTCATTTTAAAACAAGTACTTGCGATTATGTTACCTATTATTATTAGTACGTGTGTATTTTCTATTATGACTTTTATTGATTTAAGTATGATTACAAATCTATTGCCTGAAAGTCTAAGTCAGCTGAAAGCAAGTGGACTTATTGAGACAGTGCCAGTAGCAGACGTAGCTCATTTAGAAATCGGAAAGATAGCAACTAGTTTGAAAGGTCAGTATGGTTTTCAATATAACACATTCATTAATATTCCTATCTCTATTATTGTTCAAATAGCAGCAGCTTCTATACCAGCTATTGCAGCTAGTGCGGTTATCAATAAAAGAAAAGATATTAATGAAAAGATTAAAATGATTTTTAAGTTGGGGATGATTATTGCAGCACCTACAGCTGTAGCCTTCTTCTTATTTGGAGAGCCTATTATTGGACTTGTTTTAAGAAAAGCAACAGGGGGAGAACTCTTGTCAGCAGGTGCTGTTAGTTTAATCTTTATTACTATTGCCCAGCTTAGTGCAGCTGTATTACAAGCTATGGGAAAACCTAAAGAGGCTTCTGTTCATGCTATTTTAGCTTGCATTGTTAAGGTTGTTATTAACTATATATTAATACGTATACCACAGTGTCATATTTTTGGTGTCATTTACAGTACAACTATTTGCTATGCTATCTATGGTAGCTTAAATCTCATTTACTTATACCGCCACTTTGCAATAAAACTAGAGTGGAAACAAGTAGTTATAAAGCCAATTATATGTGCTGTTATTATGGGTGCTATTTCGTACGGTTTATATGTAGTGATGAATCTATTAATGGGAAGAGAAAAGCTTAGCATGTTATTAGTGATACCAGTTGCCATAGTAGTATACTTCGTTGTAGCTATATGGACTCGCACTATTGACAAAGCAGATTTAGAAGGGTTACCAGGCGGAAAGAAATTGCAGCGTTTTATAAGAATATGA
- a CDS encoding AraC family transcriptional regulator, whose product MSKYNLDLLWNKRLFNIEYKKYTNKDSMVETHYHPHYEIYYQLSGDRYYFIKDRTYHIKEGTLVWLNSEDIHKTLSANQSVGERILINFKRSFLSEISNLQVERLLETFNENRCVLQLAPTQKREVEQLLEKLMIENKRENYGFYNQLLFCELLSLQQRYMNEASKEEITPMSRSPKHERVAEVAQYLNENYSKKITLEDVAKAFYISPYYLSRTFKEGTGFNLINYLNYIRIKNAKILLDTTDKMVIDISHEVGFESTTHFDRVFKDLEGMTPLKYRKQKIII is encoded by the coding sequence ATGAGTAAGTATAATCTGGATCTATTATGGAATAAACGACTATTTAATATTGAATATAAGAAGTATACAAATAAAGATAGTATGGTTGAGACACACTATCATCCACATTATGAAATATATTATCAATTATCTGGAGATCGCTATTATTTTATTAAAGATAGAACCTATCATATTAAAGAAGGTACCTTAGTTTGGTTAAATAGTGAAGATATTCATAAGACCCTCTCAGCCAATCAATCAGTAGGAGAACGTATTCTTATTAACTTCAAGAGATCATTTTTATCAGAAATTAGTAATTTGCAAGTAGAACGTTTACTTGAAACCTTTAATGAAAATCGATGTGTATTGCAGTTAGCACCAACTCAAAAAAGAGAAGTGGAACAATTATTAGAAAAGCTGATGATAGAAAATAAAAGAGAAAACTATGGTTTTTATAATCAACTACTGTTTTGTGAACTATTAAGTTTACAACAACGTTATATGAATGAGGCATCAAAGGAGGAAATCACGCCTATGAGTAGATCTCCTAAGCATGAAAGAGTGGCAGAGGTAGCTCAGTACTTAAATGAAAATTACAGTAAGAAGATTACATTAGAAGACGTGGCTAAAGCGTTTTATATTAGTCCATACTATTTAAGTAGGACTTTTAAAGAGGGGACAGGTTTTAATCTTATTAATTATCTTAACTACATTAGAATAAAAAATGCAAAGATTTTATTAGATACTACAGATAAAATGGTGATAGATATTTCACATGAAGTGGGCTTTGAAAGCACAACTCATTTTGATAGGGTGTTTAAAGACCTAGAAGGTATGACGCCATTGAAGTACAGGAAACAAAAAATAATAATATAG
- a CDS encoding family 4 glycosyl hydrolase — MNYLENKVEDVQIAYIGGGSRGWAWGLMSDLASEPSLSGTVRLYDIDMHAAQTNEIIGNKLNELENIQSHWNYTAISSLKEALTGADFVVISILPGTFKEMYSDVHTPEKYGIYQAVGDTVGPGGYIRALRTIPMYEEIALAIKAYSPDAWVINYTNPMSVCVKTLYKVFPEIKAFGCCHEVFGTQKLLASMVKEVTGTENVSRTDIKINVLGINHFTWITEASYKGKDLFPMYESFVNQFYETGFQEDEKDHWMNNSFESAQRVKFDLFKRFGVIAAAGDRHLAEAVNGKWYLKDPETVAEWKFGLTTVDWRINDLNSRLERGTRLANGEETFELKETGEEGVLQIKALLGLTDLVTNVNIPNTGQIPNLPLGTIVETNALFRKDRVEPIMAGNIPNPIYGMVATHVSNQETIVEAGLSGNKKLAFSAFINDPLVTLPYAEAEALFEEMLNNTRKYLQKNFK, encoded by the coding sequence ATGAACTATCTGGAAAATAAAGTGGAAGATGTACAAATTGCTTATATTGGAGGGGGCTCTAGAGGATGGGCTTGGGGACTTATGAGCGACCTAGCTTCTGAACCTAGCTTAAGTGGAACTGTCAGGCTTTATGACATTGATATGCACGCTGCTCAAACAAATGAGATTATCGGCAATAAGCTCAATGAGCTTGAAAACATTCAATCACATTGGAACTATACAGCTATTTCTTCTTTAAAAGAGGCCTTAACTGGTGCTGATTTTGTAGTCATCTCCATCTTACCCGGTACCTTTAAAGAAATGTATTCTGATGTACATACCCCAGAAAAATACGGTATCTATCAAGCTGTTGGTGACACAGTAGGTCCAGGCGGATATATTAGAGCTTTACGAACAATTCCTATGTATGAAGAAATAGCCCTTGCTATTAAGGCTTATTCTCCAGATGCATGGGTTATTAACTATACTAATCCTATGTCTGTTTGTGTTAAAACACTTTATAAAGTATTCCCAGAAATCAAAGCCTTCGGCTGTTGCCACGAAGTATTTGGTACTCAAAAGCTTTTAGCTAGCATGGTTAAAGAAGTAACTGGAACAGAAAATGTATCTAGAACGGATATCAAAATTAATGTATTAGGCATTAATCATTTTACTTGGATCACTGAGGCTAGTTATAAAGGTAAAGACCTATTTCCTATGTATGAAAGCTTCGTGAATCAGTTTTATGAAACGGGCTTTCAAGAAGATGAGAAAGACCACTGGATGAATAATTCTTTTGAATCTGCTCAGCGTGTCAAATTTGATTTATTTAAACGCTTTGGCGTTATCGCCGCAGCTGGAGATCGTCATCTAGCAGAAGCTGTAAATGGCAAATGGTATCTTAAAGATCCTGAAACTGTTGCTGAATGGAAATTTGGCCTGACTACTGTAGATTGGCGTATCAATGACTTAAATAGCCGCTTAGAACGTGGCACACGTTTGGCAAATGGTGAGGAAACTTTCGAACTTAAAGAAACGGGAGAAGAAGGTGTTCTTCAAATCAAAGCACTCTTAGGCCTGACAGACTTAGTGACTAATGTTAATATTCCTAATACAGGCCAAATCCCTAACTTACCACTAGGAACTATCGTAGAAACTAATGCTTTATTTAGAAAAGATAGAGTAGAACCTATTATGGCTGGGAATATACCAAATCCTATCTATGGTATGGTAGCTACTCATGTCAGCAATCAAGAAACTATTGTGGAAGCTGGCCTATCAGGTAATAAAAAACTTGCTTTTTCTGCTTTTATAAATGACCCATTAGTTACACTTCCTTATGCTGAAGCTGAAGCACTATTTGAAGAAATGTTAAACAATACAAGAAAATACTTGCAAAAAAACTTTAAGTAA